In Calliopsis andreniformis isolate RMS-2024a chromosome 6, iyCalAndr_principal, whole genome shotgun sequence, the genomic window TGTTCTAAATTATTTCTtggtaaaatattttataaaaaaataataactgGAGAAGTTAAATCATCCAATAAGTATTGTACTATTGTCTCATTTTGCTGTACTTCACTTGAAGTGTGTTGCAATAATTGTTTGGCTGAGTGCAGCCAAATTCTTGGAATTGgtggaaataaaattttcacATTTATCGTAAGTCTCAATTTCACTCATATAAAGGCACTATTATATTGCGCTTTGTGTATGTTGTGAAAAAACTATATCAAAGATATACACATATATGTTTGCTTGTAACTTTTAACTCTGTTAAATAGTTAAGTTTTATATAGGTATTTGTAATACTAAATTTGTATTCATGTAAATATATTGTGCATAAATATTTAGTTTCATGTTTAATAAATATTGATATAACAATTATAATGTGATAAGTAAACATGATAGAGATCACCTGGTGAAGTGAGCTGTGAAGACGTAGAAGTGTATAGGTGATGCAAAGGAAATAAAGTACAGTAGGAGATATTAGAGGAAGGAAAAATTCAGGGTTATTTAGAAAGTAAAAGGAataagaaataaagaaaatattaaagtttTTGAAGTGAAAGAGAACACATGAAGGATAATCTGTggtaataaaaatttgaaattaaaaagCACGTGGTAATGAATAACGCAGAAAAGTAACAGGAAAAACTAGAGTAGAACTGGGGATTAGTACTATCGGGGAATTACCCACCAAGAGGAGAAAGCGAATCTCTCGCCCCCCAAATACCATACGATAAGCGACTGAGGACCTACCATAGGCTACTTGGGGGTATGGGACGTGCGGAGGATTCGCTTTCCCAATCAACCTGGAAACCTCTGACAACCCTGTTTTCACGTCTAGAACTCTAGAATTTACAATCTCCTACCATTCAAGAATATCCTACATTTTTTTGTACACcttatatatttaaattgtatagaCACAAGTCCCATAATACGTAATACATACACAGATGATATTTCGACTTTTGCGGAATTTTTTTAAGAGCTTTtccaaatttttattatttaatattgtcaACTCGTTTAAACACTACTTTACACAATCTACAAATATAATGCATATCATGAATGCAAATATCATTGTATGTATTTATCAATGTTTAATCTTTTATTTGTGAATATgcttattttatttcaaaaatgCTGAAATGAGTACATAATTGTACATATTTACttgtaaataaaatactttctgTACCAAATAACTCGTATGTATACATTATAAAGACATCAATAAGAAAGCAATGCAAACAATTGCCTGTTTTTCagacattttattttaaataactgtttaatatatacatatttcattACCAAATTTAATTTAATGCAATATGGATCATTGCGTATCTGTAGACCTTTGTAAAAAAACTAAAAAGTAAAGTTAGCAGTAATAATATAGTtaaaataaagtatttataCTTATTTAATTTGAATTATATATATCTCTAAAGCATTTTCTTATATTTGAAGAGTGATTCTTTCTACATCCTCATCAACCACCTCATCATCAGAAGATGTGTTAAATACAACTAAATCAGATACTGCACATTGTATATCTGCGACCCTTTGTAGACAAACTTTGAAGTAAATTTATAGCAATAATATTGTGATTAATATAAAGTATTTTTTCCAAAGTTTGATTTTTGATTGGAACATTTCAAACTTTGCATATTTGAAGAGGAAATATTTCTACATCCTCATCGACAAGCTCATCATCAGAAGATACTTTAAATGCTAGTAAATCAAATACTGGACCTTGTGTATCTGCAGCTCTCTGTAAACAAACTTTGAAGTAAATTTGTAGCAATAATATTGTGATTAATATAAAGTATTTTTTCCAAAGTTTGATTTTTGATTGGAACATTTCAAACTTTGCATATTTGAAGAGGAAATATTTCTACATCCTCATCGACAAGCTCATTATCAGAAGATACTTTAAATGCTAGTAAATCAGATACTGGACCTTGTATATCTGCAGCTCTCTGTAAACAAACTTTGAAGTAAATTTGTAGCAATAATATTGTGATCAATATGAAGTATTTATACTAAAGTTTGAGTTTTAATTGGAATATTCCAAACTTTGCATATTTGAAGAGGAAATATTTCTACATCCTCATCGACAAGCTCATCATCAGAAGATACTTTAAATGCTATTAATTCAGATATTGGACATCCTGTATCTGTGAATCTCTGTAAACAAACTTTAAAGTAAATCTTTCACAGTAATACTGTAACTAATTTGTATTAAAGTTTGATATCTCGttagaatatttaaaactttGTATATTTGCAGAGGAATAGTTTCTACATCCTCGTCATCAACAAGCTCATCATCGGAAGACAAATTAGATGTTATTAAGTAAGTAAGATATTGGATGTTGTATATCTGATAATTTATCCAAACAAACACCATAGTAAATTTAGTAATAGTAATGtaattaacaggaattatttatattgaagtttgaattgaATTACATGTTTAaaactattttatatatttaaaggGAAGTCGTATTCTCAACATTGGAAACAACTAAAGCTGGTATTGTTTTGACTAACAAGGGTCTTCAAATGTTTGGAACATGGAGCAAGGATAAAATATTACAGCTGCTCTCAGATAAACTTAGACAATGTATTTGTTTCAAAGTGCATTCATTAGAAATCGTTGCTAATGTTATGAATGATAGACGATTATGGATCACAATCCAAAGTGGATTATATAGTACAAGTGTTTTAAAAACTTTACAGAAGAATGGTAttcatttatattaataatattaattctgGGAAAGCATTTACTTAATTCAAATGATTTTTAGGGATGTCTATGTATAATATTATTAAAGCTATGAAACTTGGTCTGATTAATCTTAATTTCTGTGAACTCGTacattttaaagattttaaagTGAATCCATATATTTTGGAATTTAAAGAGATGTGGTCAAACACATTAAGCGATGACTTGATTTCAAATTTGAAGACTACAGGTTTAAGTGAATCAGAATGTTGGCATATTATTGTATATGGAATAAGATTTCAAAATCCACGTGTACTTTGTCACTTAATGTTAAGTGGTATTGATGTACCTCGAATTTTAAGTTGGCAATCTCCCATTAAATCTGCATCACCAGAAATAATTCAGTTTTTGCGACAGATTGGTATAGATGAAGATGTTGTACAAATAGTAGAACAATTTGGAATTGACAATGAAACGGAACAAATATTAATTGACTTAGGTCTTcatgaaataaaaagaaagtgCTCAAGTGTGGAGGTCTTAACATGTTTTAAATAACACTAAACTTAGTATATATATTCATTTCTTTTTTATGTTGTTTTTGCTacttaaatattatatataacaTTTAGGAAACAGTATGTGAATGCAGTTTAAGTACGTTAGAATCCCTGAAGAGTAGTTTACATATGGCAAAAAGTATTTGTAACACAACTGTTTCAAGAAGTACATCTACTGCTAATTTGCCAGATTATTTCCCACTATGCAATTGTCAGTGTCATCTTAAAACTGAAGAAAAGACAATGGATGAATTAACTGCACAAAGAAATGATTATTTAAGGTACATTTTATTAATTGTAGAATCATTATGTTTATGATTAGAacataattaa contains:
- the LOC143181106 gene encoding uncharacterized protein LOC143181106 yields the protein MFGTWSKDKILQLLSDKLRQCICFKVHSLEIVANVMNDRRLWITIQSGLYSTSVLKTLQKNGMSMYNIIKAMKLGLINLNFCELVHFKDFKVNPYILEFKEMWSNTLSDDLISNLKTTGLSESECWHIIVYGIRFQNPRVLCHLMLSGIDVPRILSWQSPIKSASPEIIQFLRQIGIDEDVVQIVEQFGIDNETEQILIDLGLHEIKRKCSSVEETVCECSLSTLESLKSSLHMAKSICNTTVSRSTSTANLPDYFPLCNCQCHLKTEEKTMDELTAQRNDYLRQNVMVPLAWAMTRTLKYTPTDPVHYMMYQLLCWKHSNVTQTEKDSTKEFIAVATIAMDQSFIARKLLEEENLLKGQNQEIMKNIPCNVCKDHQQLRRIKEKCLKCIKRPLKKYESCKFPEMCSLCKIDILDRNNENLLSSHLEEYIGKK